In a single window of the Nitrospira sp. MA-1 genome:
- a CDS encoding HIT family protein: MNTTMKKFGYPDTCLKDFSQWVVLLRPQQVTLGSLVLICREEATAFSQISADAFKELPGIIREIETSVSRTFGYSKINYLMLMMVDPEVHFHVIPRYDTPRLFSQQQFFDHGWPGPPQLKNSNDTSEEVHQTIFSHLKNNWIR; encoded by the coding sequence ATGAACACCACAATGAAAAAATTTGGGTATCCCGATACCTGTCTCAAAGATTTTTCCCAATGGGTTGTGCTCCTGCGCCCCCAACAAGTGACCCTTGGCTCCCTGGTATTAATTTGTCGAGAGGAGGCCACAGCGTTTTCCCAAATTAGTGCCGATGCATTTAAAGAACTGCCTGGGATCATACGTGAGATTGAGACAAGTGTCTCACGCACATTTGGCTATAGCAAAATAAATTACCTTATGTTGATGATGGTTGACCCCGAGGTTCATTTTCATGTCATTCCCCGGTATGACACGCCTCGATTATTTTCTCAGCAGCAATTTTTTGACCATGGATGGCCTGGGCCACCTCAACTCAAGAATTCAAATGACACCTCAGAAGAGGTGCACCAAACAATTTTCAGTCACCTCAAAAACAACTGGATTCGCTGA
- a CDS encoding phosphocholine cytidylyltransferase family protein: MKAVILSAGQGKRLLPHTVDKPKCTVPVNGQPIVKWQIQELLRLGIDSIHIVVGFGAEKVEALLADDIASGSVRTIYNPFFAMADNLMSCWAARNDMTQDFILINGDTLFESAVLQGLLQAPPTPITLVTDEKACYDADDMKVIVRGTQLDRIGKTLPIEQVNGESIGMIRFQGNGPKIFLSTLDQRIRKPEALKQWYLSLLDELAQQGHVSTFCIKGLNWAEIDNPSDLEHAERLFKIHPS, from the coding sequence ATGAAAGCCGTGATCTTAAGTGCTGGACAGGGAAAACGGTTACTCCCGCATACAGTCGACAAACCCAAATGTACCGTTCCGGTCAATGGACAACCAATTGTGAAATGGCAAATCCAGGAACTTCTTCGCCTGGGAATTGATTCCATTCACATTGTGGTAGGGTTCGGGGCCGAGAAGGTCGAAGCTCTTCTGGCTGACGATATCGCCTCCGGTTCTGTCCGTACGATCTATAATCCATTTTTTGCCATGGCAGATAATTTGATGAGTTGTTGGGCGGCCCGAAACGACATGACCCAGGATTTTATATTAATTAATGGGGACACCCTATTTGAATCGGCGGTGCTACAAGGTCTGCTGCAGGCCCCCCCTACGCCCATTACCTTAGTAACCGATGAGAAAGCTTGCTACGATGCTGACGACATGAAAGTCATCGTCCGTGGCACACAATTGGATCGAATCGGCAAAACCCTGCCAATCGAACAGGTGAACGGAGAGTCCATCGGCATGATCCGTTTTCAGGGCAATGGACCTAAAATCTTTCTATCAACACTAGACCAACGAATTCGTAAACCGGAGGCCCTCAAGCAATGGTACTTATCACTCCTCGACGAATTGGCCCAACAGGGTCATGTATCCACTTTTTGCATTAAGGGGTTGAACTGGGCTGAGATCGATAATCCATCCGACTTAGAACATGCTGAACGTCTGTTCAAAATTCATCCCTCGTGA
- a CDS encoding CDP-alcohol phosphatidyltransferase family protein: MTVSAYIINDPNVRLWNLTSRIRYERMLSRLGVGNFLNNLSDLPSDHSLLVIRGDFLFDARIFSFLLKQTNVVLEVEVQAGLRPVMAHVDSTLASATCEGMQREHTRDVANLQSVTLQDLSISFSNELRKTDHPYVFPIRENNRVALEEHLFTGSYKGVTDLVTKFLWPVPAKWATRLCAGWGISPNQVTSLSLLLVIAAGVLFAFGQFFWGLVLGWIMTFLDTVDGKLARVTVTSSKWGNIFDHGIDLIHPPLWYLAWGLGLTAFSPFLSWLTLEITFGIILLGYVLGRMVEGIFQWWLGGFVIFCWKPLDSYFRLVTARRNPNLIFLTASLLVGRPDLGLEAVAIWTVGSTLILLGRLLMAGWGKARVGSLTSWLAEIDPVNRNSLAVRMFTNPPVTIK; encoded by the coding sequence ATGACTGTGTCTGCATATATTATCAATGATCCGAATGTCCGTTTGTGGAATTTGACCTCCCGTATCCGGTATGAACGAATGTTAAGTCGATTGGGGGTTGGGAATTTTCTCAATAATCTCAGCGATCTTCCATCCGATCATTCGCTTCTTGTTATTAGAGGAGATTTTTTATTTGATGCGCGCATATTCTCCTTCCTCCTGAAACAAACCAATGTTGTCCTGGAAGTTGAGGTTCAAGCTGGGTTGCGCCCGGTTATGGCTCATGTCGATTCCACTTTAGCTTCCGCAACGTGTGAAGGGATGCAACGAGAACACACCAGAGATGTTGCAAACTTACAATCTGTGACATTGCAAGATCTTTCAATTTCTTTTTCAAACGAATTGCGAAAAACTGATCATCCCTACGTGTTCCCCATTCGCGAAAATAACCGGGTGGCTTTGGAAGAACATTTATTTACGGGATCATATAAAGGCGTCACTGATCTGGTGACGAAGTTTCTTTGGCCTGTTCCGGCCAAATGGGCCACTCGGCTTTGTGCGGGTTGGGGGATTTCGCCTAATCAGGTGACCTCGCTGAGCTTATTACTTGTGATTGCCGCGGGAGTGTTGTTCGCGTTTGGGCAGTTTTTCTGGGGACTTGTCCTGGGCTGGATAATGACGTTCCTCGATACGGTGGACGGAAAATTAGCTCGAGTAACGGTGACCTCCAGTAAATGGGGCAATATTTTTGATCATGGCATTGATTTAATCCACCCTCCTCTTTGGTATTTAGCTTGGGGGTTGGGTCTCACCGCGTTTTCCCCTTTTCTCTCTTGGTTAACTCTGGAAATCACCTTTGGAATCATTTTGCTCGGATATGTGTTGGGACGCATGGTTGAAGGAATTTTTCAATGGTGGTTGGGGGGATTTGTCATCTTTTGTTGGAAACCGTTGGACTCCTATTTCAGGCTTGTCACGGCTCGGCGTAATCCTAATCTCATCTTCTTAACGGCTAGCCTTCTTGTTGGACGTCCCGATTTGGGTTTGGAGGCTGTGGCCATTTGGACGGTGGGCTCGACTTTGATTCTTCTGGGCAGACTCCTAATGGCGGGCTGGGGAAAAGCTCGGGTAGGTTCCCTCACTTCCTGGTTGGCTGAGATCGATCCAGTGAATCGAAATTCTTTGGCAGTGAGAATGTTTACCAATCCTCCGGTCACCATCAAATGA
- a CDS encoding fatty acyl-AMP ligase — protein MNATPTHHQLRLKHGNFSTLSEALDYAASGETGCNFYSGRGKLTHVLTYAGLQQQAQNLARRLNGLGLARGARVALIADTTPDFIRFFFACQYAGLVPVPLPISLHLGGHQAYVTQLKRLLESCQASIAMAPEGFLPFLEEAAAEMDLALIGGPETFASLQETHDPLRPLEPHELAYIQYTSGSTRWPRGVEVTQSAVMTNLSGIIQHGLQVQTGDRCVSWLPFYHDMGLVGFVLGPIASQLSVDYLSTRDFAMRPRQWLSLMTKSRATISFSPSFGYELCVRRLGEDFNEQYDLSSWRIAGAGAETIRADSLSRFAKTLKASGFKSEAFLACYGMAECSLAVSFAPLNKGLEVDRVDGDQLSNNRLAMPFVPSSTDDNQARCSKFVNCGVPLPGYEVQIRNMNGDVLDERESGVIFVRGASTMTGYFNDPIMTEEVLSHDGWLNTGDIGYWVNNSLVIIGRSKDMIIINGRNIWPQDLEFMAEQQAEVRPGDSSAFSVSSPDGHEIAIMVVQCREMDSQKREDLVQRLRSLVHKELSIPCYIELIPPRTLPRTSSGKLSRSRAKADFLTRIQWEEVTPMLSIARSA, from the coding sequence ATGAACGCTACACCAACTCATCACCAACTCAGACTTAAACATGGGAACTTCTCCACCCTTTCAGAGGCCCTTGATTATGCGGCTTCAGGAGAAACCGGCTGTAATTTTTATTCAGGGAGAGGCAAACTCACCCACGTGTTGACATATGCCGGCCTGCAACAACAAGCTCAAAATCTAGCAAGAAGACTGAACGGATTAGGACTAGCTCGTGGCGCTCGGGTGGCCCTCATTGCTGACACCACCCCGGATTTCATTCGATTCTTTTTCGCCTGTCAGTATGCCGGACTTGTTCCGGTTCCTCTTCCTATTTCGCTGCATTTAGGGGGACATCAGGCATACGTCACCCAACTTAAACGGCTACTCGAGAGCTGCCAAGCCTCTATCGCCATGGCACCTGAAGGCTTTTTGCCATTTTTAGAGGAAGCAGCAGCCGAGATGGATCTGGCCCTCATCGGAGGCCCAGAAACATTCGCCTCATTGCAAGAAACTCATGATCCGCTCAGACCACTGGAGCCGCACGAATTAGCCTATATTCAATACACCTCTGGTAGCACACGTTGGCCTAGAGGCGTTGAAGTCACCCAATCGGCCGTGATGACCAATCTATCCGGAATCATTCAGCATGGCTTACAAGTTCAGACTGGCGACCGTTGTGTCTCCTGGCTTCCCTTTTACCATGATATGGGACTAGTCGGATTCGTTCTTGGTCCAATCGCTTCACAGCTTTCTGTTGATTATTTGAGCACACGCGATTTTGCCATGCGTCCTCGTCAGTGGCTGAGTTTAATGACCAAGAGTCGGGCAACAATTTCATTCAGCCCTTCCTTTGGATACGAGCTCTGCGTGCGAAGACTTGGGGAAGATTTCAATGAACAGTATGATCTCAGCTCCTGGCGAATCGCTGGCGCTGGAGCAGAAACAATTCGTGCCGATAGCCTCTCCCGTTTTGCCAAAACCCTGAAGGCCAGCGGGTTTAAATCTGAAGCATTTTTGGCTTGCTATGGGATGGCTGAATGTTCTTTGGCAGTTAGTTTCGCTCCATTGAACAAAGGCCTCGAGGTTGACAGGGTTGACGGAGATCAGCTCTCGAATAACCGGTTAGCCATGCCTTTTGTCCCATCCTCCACTGATGACAACCAGGCTCGATGCAGCAAATTTGTGAATTGCGGTGTTCCTCTCCCTGGATATGAAGTTCAAATACGTAATATGAACGGAGATGTCCTCGATGAGCGAGAAAGTGGAGTAATTTTTGTGCGTGGGGCAAGCACCATGACTGGATATTTCAATGATCCAATCATGACGGAAGAGGTCCTCTCCCACGATGGCTGGCTCAATACGGGCGACATCGGCTATTGGGTCAACAACAGTCTCGTCATTATTGGCCGGTCCAAAGATATGATCATCATTAATGGACGGAATATCTGGCCTCAAGATTTAGAATTCATGGCAGAACAACAGGCGGAAGTCCGACCTGGTGATTCATCCGCTTTTTCCGTTTCCTCCCCTGACGGTCATGAGATCGCCATCATGGTTGTGCAATGCCGTGAAATGGATTCTCAAAAACGGGAGGACTTGGTTCAGCGCCTACGATCCTTAGTTCACAAGGAGTTGTCTATTCCCTGCTATATTGAACTTATCCCCCCCAGGACACTCCCGCGAACATCATCTGGAAAACTTTCTCGATCTCGAGCCAAAGCAGACTTTCTCACTCGAATTCAGTGGGAAGAGGTCACTCCAATGCTGTCCATAGCCAGGTCTGCTTAA
- a CDS encoding sterol desaturase family protein yields the protein MLTSQWYREKYLLDRMTFRDLIWAYVLYPSIQLYGVLLACSIVGAIVIFEYFPVSPLHMAGSIVLTLLAYPFVEYAVHRFILHGRYLYRSPWTAALWKRIHYDHHQDSNDLRVLFGAGSTTLPTIVVATFPIGMSVGGWVGAALSFGTGLACFMVYELCHCMQHLRVNPKVKFLRRIKRHHLLHHFHNEQGNFGITSLFCDRIFGSEYGSAEDVPFSQTVSNLGYADEERSHYPWVAQLSEQKP from the coding sequence GTGCTAACCAGTCAATGGTATCGTGAAAAGTATCTCCTTGATCGCATGACGTTTCGCGATCTGATATGGGCGTACGTTTTATACCCAAGTATTCAATTATATGGGGTGTTATTGGCCTGTAGTATCGTCGGTGCCATCGTCATTTTCGAGTACTTTCCTGTTTCTCCCCTTCACATGGCAGGAAGTATTGTTCTGACCCTGCTTGCTTATCCCTTCGTAGAATATGCTGTCCATCGGTTTATTTTACATGGGCGATACCTGTATCGGTCGCCATGGACGGCAGCCTTGTGGAAACGGATTCACTATGATCACCACCAAGATTCCAATGATTTACGGGTGTTGTTCGGGGCGGGCTCGACCACCCTACCTACGATTGTCGTGGCCACTTTCCCTATTGGGATGAGTGTTGGAGGCTGGGTGGGGGCCGCCCTTTCTTTTGGGACAGGATTGGCGTGTTTTATGGTGTATGAACTCTGTCATTGCATGCAGCATCTGCGCGTGAATCCCAAAGTTAAGTTTTTACGGCGGATCAAGCGACATCATTTGCTGCATCATTTTCATAACGAACAAGGAAACTTTGGGATCACGAGTCTGTTTTGTGACCGGATTTTCGGTAGTGAGTATGGGAGTGCTGAGGATGTGCCGTTCAGTCAGACCGTTTCCAACCTGGGTTATGCGGATGAGGAACGATCCCACTACCCTTGGGTGGCCCAACTATCCGAACAGAAGCCATAA
- a CDS encoding N-acetyltransferase, which yields MIRIEPVTDRAGLKEFIRLPWKLYHSDPHWIPPLLVERLHTFSQKNPYFQHARWQCWLAYRGQEPVGRISAQIDDLHLSRYQDRTGFFGLLEAEEESSIFHALFQAAETWLQTQGMTNVRGPFNLSINQECGLLVDGFDSPPMIMMGHAMPYYPYGVEQNAYEKAQDLLAYRIGIHFSFPPGVSLFLKKAKTSMRIRPLRRKHLNEDLAIIKDIFEEAWSDNWGFLPFTDAEFAEIGQQLKLLVEDDFVQIAEIDGEPTAMLVAFPNMHEVIRDLNGHLFPWGWLKILWRLKASYPRSGRVALMGVRKRFQSSPMGAAMAYGLIEAVREAGLRKQIQHVEMSWILENNKRMRHILESLGAEPYKTYRIYEKHLQ from the coding sequence TTGATTCGCATTGAACCGGTCACCGACCGCGCCGGTCTCAAAGAGTTTATTCGCCTTCCCTGGAAGTTGTACCACTCAGATCCTCATTGGATTCCGCCTTTATTGGTCGAACGGCTCCATACCTTTTCCCAGAAAAATCCCTATTTTCAACATGCTCGTTGGCAATGTTGGCTGGCTTATCGAGGACAGGAACCCGTCGGTCGAATTTCTGCCCAGATTGATGACCTGCATCTCAGTCGTTATCAGGATCGGACGGGGTTTTTTGGCCTGCTTGAAGCAGAGGAGGAGTCCAGTATCTTTCACGCGCTATTTCAGGCTGCGGAAACCTGGCTTCAGACTCAGGGGATGACGAACGTTCGTGGGCCGTTTAACCTGTCGATCAATCAGGAATGTGGTCTGTTGGTTGATGGGTTTGATTCACCGCCCATGATTATGATGGGCCACGCCATGCCTTACTACCCATACGGTGTTGAACAAAATGCCTATGAAAAGGCCCAAGATCTTCTGGCCTATCGTATTGGAATACATTTTAGTTTTCCCCCTGGAGTTTCTCTGTTTCTCAAAAAAGCGAAAACCTCGATGCGAATTCGTCCGTTACGGCGGAAGCATCTGAATGAAGATTTAGCGATTATTAAGGATATTTTCGAAGAGGCCTGGTCAGATAATTGGGGATTTCTTCCGTTTACCGATGCAGAATTTGCTGAGATCGGACAGCAGCTTAAGCTATTGGTTGAAGATGATTTTGTCCAGATCGCTGAAATCGATGGTGAACCAACGGCGATGTTGGTTGCCTTTCCCAATATGCATGAGGTCATTCGAGATCTGAATGGGCATCTATTTCCATGGGGTTGGCTGAAAATCTTATGGCGGTTGAAAGCGTCCTATCCCCGGTCGGGTCGGGTTGCCTTAATGGGCGTGCGTAAACGATTTCAATCAAGTCCGATGGGTGCGGCGATGGCCTATGGATTAATTGAAGCGGTGAGGGAAGCAGGGCTTCGAAAACAAATTCAGCATGTCGAAATGTCCTGGATTTTAGAAAATAATAAACGCATGCGTCACATTCTAGAATCCCTCGGAGCCGAACCATACAAGACGTATAGAATTTACGAGAAGCATCTTCAATGA
- the lptF gene encoding LPS export ABC transporter permease LptF, whose protein sequence is MLVRYLVREVLKPTAVVCGLLVALFAGYSWVTFLAKAVNALLPANMILTLIALKVGIALEVLIPISLYFGVILGFGRLYTDSEMKAFMACGVNPYRILLAIFVLSCFVGVIVSIFSLYLRPLAYEESYRLKAEGEAGFRLSNLDAGHFYERRNGSLVFFAEGVDQDHQKLSGVFVQSENGDNLQVFSAKTAQEEIDPQSGISIPVLFDGFEYKLTREGEIKHISGFSRLAIYPQELVAEYKRKAESTQNLLKSDARKDIAELQWRFIAPFSAILMGLLGVPLSRASPRQGKYAKTFTATVIFSVYYFAQLMVKTLVEQGNLPIIPGLWWIILGLGALLAYWLAPKRFTRSLS, encoded by the coding sequence ATGTTAGTCAGATATCTAGTTCGAGAGGTCCTGAAGCCAACAGCTGTCGTCTGTGGCCTTTTGGTGGCCTTGTTTGCCGGATACAGTTGGGTCACATTTTTAGCCAAGGCCGTCAATGCACTTTTGCCGGCAAATATGATTCTCACGCTCATTGCGTTAAAAGTGGGAATTGCGCTTGAGGTCCTCATTCCTATTTCGTTGTATTTCGGGGTTATTTTAGGTTTTGGCCGTTTGTATACCGATTCTGAAATGAAAGCCTTTATGGCGTGTGGTGTCAATCCGTATCGGATCCTTTTGGCGATTTTTGTTCTTAGCTGTTTTGTGGGCGTGATTGTCAGCATCTTTTCTTTGTATCTTCGTCCATTGGCCTATGAGGAAAGTTATCGATTAAAGGCTGAAGGAGAGGCTGGATTTCGTTTGAGCAATTTAGATGCCGGGCATTTTTATGAACGACGAAATGGATCCCTGGTGTTTTTTGCAGAGGGTGTCGATCAAGACCATCAAAAATTAAGTGGGGTCTTTGTTCAAAGTGAAAACGGAGATAATTTGCAAGTCTTTTCGGCAAAGACCGCTCAAGAGGAGATTGATCCCCAAAGTGGTATCTCGATTCCAGTTCTCTTTGATGGATTCGAATATAAACTGACAAGGGAGGGGGAGATCAAGCACATTTCTGGTTTTTCACGGTTAGCAATTTATCCTCAGGAGCTTGTAGCGGAGTATAAACGCAAGGCCGAATCCACACAAAATTTATTAAAATCTGATGCTCGCAAGGATATCGCAGAACTTCAATGGAGGTTTATCGCTCCTTTTTCGGCTATTCTCATGGGTCTGCTAGGAGTTCCCTTGAGTCGTGCTTCTCCAAGACAAGGCAAATATGCCAAAACCTTCACAGCCACCGTAATTTTTTCAGTCTATTACTTTGCCCAGTTGATGGTGAAGACGTTGGTGGAGCAAGGCAACCTCCCCATCATTCCCGGTCTTTGGTGGATTATTCTTGGGTTAGGAGCCTTACTAGCCTATTGGCTGGCCCCCAAACGTTTCACCAGGTCTTTATCGTAG
- the lptG gene encoding LPS export ABC transporter permease LptG yields the protein MKTLNRYLAGSLLKGYLPVLAIFLAVFSLIVFVEELDEVGKGRYTFWSASEYLLLTMPSRLVFLAPFVALLGSIMALGGLANGCELIAMQAGGVSPYQIAWSVMKVGACFIVLVGILEEVVNPPLDQEAYFKRSMALSDSGAYKGKQGFWFREGRRFIRIHQIRYGESPQGLDIFEFNDGGQLDFYMHAQEAEIVNPQKWTLKNIKKQVIHGYRVSQEQLASLEWDSPLKQNEVRLLTLPSSTLAPSELYQYMEFLKRKKQNFLRYELSFWDKIFMPLNTGLMILVAIPFVFGPLRMSPAGKRVFIGSLVGLAYYLMTEISKHVGILFGASPLLTTAAPFLLLSLVTFVLWRRYLN from the coding sequence ATGAAAACTCTCAATCGGTACCTGGCGGGTAGTTTACTAAAGGGATATCTTCCGGTCCTGGCGATCTTTTTGGCGGTTTTTAGTTTAATTGTTTTTGTTGAAGAACTGGATGAGGTAGGCAAAGGCCGTTATACATTTTGGAGCGCGAGTGAGTATTTGTTGCTGACCATGCCAAGCCGACTGGTGTTTTTGGCTCCGTTTGTAGCCTTATTAGGGAGTATTATGGCCTTAGGGGGGCTTGCCAATGGTTGTGAACTCATCGCAATGCAGGCCGGGGGAGTTTCTCCCTATCAAATAGCCTGGTCGGTGATGAAGGTTGGGGCATGTTTTATTGTACTCGTGGGAATTCTGGAAGAGGTTGTCAATCCTCCCCTGGACCAGGAGGCGTATTTTAAGCGATCAATGGCCCTGTCGGATTCTGGGGCCTATAAGGGAAAGCAGGGTTTCTGGTTTCGTGAAGGAAGGCGCTTCATCAGAATTCATCAAATTCGCTACGGAGAGAGTCCGCAAGGCCTTGATATTTTTGAATTTAATGATGGCGGCCAATTGGACTTCTATATGCATGCTCAAGAGGCAGAAATTGTCAATCCTCAGAAGTGGACTCTGAAAAATATTAAAAAGCAGGTCATTCACGGATATCGTGTTTCTCAGGAGCAGTTGGCGAGCCTGGAATGGGACTCTCCGCTCAAACAGAATGAAGTCCGGTTATTGACTCTTCCTTCTTCCACATTGGCCCCTTCGGAGCTCTACCAATACATGGAATTCTTAAAACGTAAAAAACAAAATTTTCTGAGATATGAGTTAAGCTTTTGGGACAAAATATTTATGCCCTTGAATACCGGTCTCATGATCTTAGTGGCCATACCGTTTGTCTTCGGTCCCTTGCGAATGTCTCCAGCTGGGAAGAGGGTATTCATTGGATCCCTGGTCGGTCTGGCATATTATTTGATGACGGAAATTTCTAAACATGTTGGAATTTTGTTCGGAGCCTCTCCGTTATTGACGACGGCCGCTCCCTTCCTACTGTTGTCCCTTGTCACGTTTGTTTTGTGGCGGCGTTATCTCAATTGA
- a CDS encoding NAD(P)-dependent oxidoreductase, producing the protein MGTTVALTGASGFIGGVIAQHLKKAGWHVRGLARSPRQVQKLENLGIEPVQCRLENPASLLALVKDSFAVIHCAGAIRGISREDFYPTNVMGVSNIIQACLAHSSPPRFVLLSSLAAREPSLSPYAWSKHEGEAVLTREAGDLKWSIFRPPAVYGPQDRALLPLFTILRKGIGIQLGPSQARFSLIHVDDLCNAILYWLKIQAPPSQIFEIDDGFPGGYSWEDVFRISNPRLRLCLQIPPSLLQIGGKSNEIFSHLLRYTPLFTSGKAAELLHLNWVCDNTQVAQTLGWTPQISLKEGLRRLFTSDSLMPSHRD; encoded by the coding sequence ATGGGAACTACCGTCGCCCTAACAGGGGCTTCCGGTTTTATTGGGGGAGTCATAGCTCAGCATTTAAAGAAAGCTGGGTGGCATGTCCGTGGTTTGGCCCGCTCTCCACGCCAAGTTCAAAAGCTCGAAAATCTCGGAATAGAACCTGTCCAATGCCGGTTGGAAAATCCTGCCAGCCTTTTAGCCCTGGTCAAAGACTCGTTTGCCGTCATTCATTGTGCAGGTGCGATTCGCGGAATTAGCCGAGAGGACTTCTATCCGACCAATGTGATGGGAGTCTCTAATATCATTCAAGCCTGTCTCGCGCATTCCTCTCCCCCACGATTTGTTCTTCTCTCATCCCTCGCCGCTCGTGAGCCATCACTTTCACCCTATGCCTGGAGCAAACATGAAGGTGAAGCAGTTTTAACCCGTGAGGCGGGGGACCTGAAGTGGAGTATTTTTCGTCCACCTGCCGTCTATGGACCGCAAGACCGTGCCCTGCTCCCACTTTTTACCATATTACGCAAAGGAATAGGGATTCAACTTGGTCCTTCCCAAGCCAGATTTTCCTTGATTCATGTTGACGATCTCTGCAACGCTATTCTTTATTGGCTGAAAATCCAGGCCCCACCCTCTCAAATTTTTGAGATTGATGATGGCTTCCCTGGTGGATATTCCTGGGAGGATGTCTTTCGTATTTCCAATCCTCGCCTCCGCCTGTGCTTGCAAATTCCACCAAGCCTCCTACAAATTGGAGGAAAAAGTAATGAAATATTTTCCCACCTCTTGAGATATACTCCTCTTTTCACCAGCGGGAAGGCGGCTGAACTTCTCCACCTTAATTGGGTCTGTGACAATACCCAGGTGGCTCAGACCCTCGGCTGGACTCCTCAAATCTCACTCAAAGAAGGCTTGCGTCGATTGTTCACATCGGATAGTCTCATGCCATCCCATAGGGATTAG
- a CDS encoding NTP transferase domain-containing protein — protein sequence MELDHPPVTALVLAGARSGRDPVAQMAGVSTKVLAQVGGEPMISRVLQTLDQSRTVGKRILCGPSWETIQNNPFLGTLIESGGVQWVEPQQGPSLSVARFLDGHPQEFPVLVTTADHALLTAEMVDYFLHAAQEKQMDVAVGLVPYSSVVASYPQSKRTVTRLTGGGFCGCNLFVLCTPKAKRMVEFWSQVERERKHPIRLIRTLGGLALVRYLFGWLSLAEALNRLGRKLNLQVQEVLLPFPEAAIDVDTPEDLALAEAILAKRQEDIEKGVAPG from the coding sequence ATGGAGCTTGACCATCCACCTGTGACGGCCCTGGTGCTTGCTGGTGCCCGATCCGGGCGAGATCCGGTTGCCCAGATGGCAGGGGTATCAACTAAGGTCCTGGCACAGGTGGGTGGGGAACCCATGATTTCCCGTGTATTGCAGACGTTAGACCAGTCGCGCACGGTGGGGAAAAGAATATTATGCGGGCCTTCATGGGAAACAATACAAAATAATCCGTTTCTAGGAACATTGATTGAGTCAGGAGGGGTACAGTGGGTGGAGCCTCAACAAGGTCCGAGTCTTAGTGTTGCAAGGTTTCTGGATGGTCACCCTCAGGAATTCCCTGTTCTGGTCACGACGGCGGACCATGCCTTGTTAACGGCAGAAATGGTTGATTATTTTCTCCATGCGGCGCAGGAAAAACAGATGGATGTGGCCGTGGGGCTGGTGCCGTATTCCTCAGTTGTGGCGTCATACCCTCAATCTAAGCGAACGGTTACCCGACTCACGGGCGGAGGGTTTTGCGGGTGTAATCTCTTTGTTCTCTGCACCCCAAAGGCTAAGCGAATGGTGGAATTTTGGAGCCAGGTTGAGCGTGAGCGCAAGCATCCCATTCGCCTGATTCGAACTCTTGGAGGGCTGGCCCTGGTCCGTTATCTATTTGGTTGGTTGTCGCTTGCGGAAGCCTTGAATCGACTTGGGCGGAAGCTCAATCTTCAGGTGCAAGAAGTGCTGCTTCCGTTTCCCGAAGCGGCTATTGATGTAGACACTCCTGAAGATCTGGCCTTGGCGGAAGCCATCTTGGCGAAACGACAGGAAGACATAGAGAAAGGCGTGGCTCCTGGCTAA